In a genomic window of Nodosilinea sp. E11:
- a CDS encoding DUF1361 domain-containing protein, which yields MRSLLLDIASAFNNVYSGWIWWNLFLAFVPLLLSYGLFRNQVIPRVWFFAAWVVVVATGVVGLWPRIPRLMWGWSNIVGDGGAVTLLQLLWLLVVIAIAAAMSIAIFHKKQTSQGWLWWVGLAMFLAFLPNAPYVLTDIIHLIRGTSAGQTPIWVVALVFIPIHAVAILLGFQAYVISILNLAIYLKQQGAKALILPIELTIHALCAVGIYLGRFLRFNSWDLVVAPTDVITDTLDVLTSRRPVAVMVVTFLILASLYWLMKQITLGLKLRIRYARQGLDALD from the coding sequence ATGCGATCGCTTCTACTCGATATAGCCAGTGCCTTCAACAATGTCTATAGCGGCTGGATCTGGTGGAACTTGTTTCTAGCCTTTGTGCCCCTGTTGCTGAGTTATGGCCTATTTCGCAACCAAGTCATTCCCAGGGTTTGGTTTTTTGCCGCCTGGGTGGTGGTGGTGGCAACCGGGGTAGTGGGGTTGTGGCCGCGAATACCTCGCCTGATGTGGGGCTGGTCGAATATTGTGGGTGACGGTGGTGCGGTCACTCTGTTACAGCTGCTGTGGCTGCTGGTGGTTATCGCGATCGCCGCCGCCATGAGCATCGCCATCTTTCACAAAAAACAGACATCCCAAGGCTGGCTATGGTGGGTGGGGCTGGCGATGTTTCTGGCCTTTTTGCCCAACGCCCCCTACGTGTTGACCGACATCATTCACCTGATTCGGGGCACCAGCGCCGGGCAAACGCCAATTTGGGTGGTGGCTTTAGTCTTTATTCCTATCCATGCCGTAGCCATTTTGCTGGGGTTTCAGGCCTATGTCATCTCTATTCTCAACCTGGCCATCTATCTTAAGCAGCAAGGTGCTAAGGCTCTGATTTTGCCTATCGAGCTGACCATTCATGCCCTGTGTGCGGTGGGTATCTACCTGGGCCGCTTTTTGCGGTTTAACAGCTGGGATTTAGTGGTTGCTCCCACCGATGTCATCACCGACACCCTAGACGTGCTGACCTCGCGGCGTCCAGTAGCCGTGATGGTGGTGACCTTTTTGATTTTGGCCAGCCTTTACTGGTTGATGAAACAAATCACCCTCGGTCTAAAGCTGCGTATTCGCTACGCCCGCCAGGGGCTAGATGCATTAGATTAA
- a CDS encoding WGxxGxxG family protein: MKTNVLSKWVGASALAVSLAILPSALPAAAQTTPGDATTPGGTVTTTTADDDGFDWGWLGLLGLIGLAGLKGSKRDTSDRYTERVTTAPPTSNPRY, encoded by the coding sequence ATGAAAACGAACGTCTTGTCAAAATGGGTTGGGGCCAGTGCCCTTGCCGTCAGCCTAGCTATTTTGCCTTCAGCCCTACCGGCGGCAGCTCAAACCACCCCCGGTGACGCAACTACCCCTGGCGGTACTGTGACCACTACTACCGCCGATGACGACGGGTTTGACTGGGGCTGGCTGGGTCTGCTGGGTCTAATTGGTCTGGCTGGGCTAAAAGGCAGCAAGCGCGACACCAGCGATCGCTACACTGAGCGAGTAACCACCGCACCGCCTACCTCTAATCCTCGCTACTAA
- a CDS encoding WGxxGxxG family protein, with product MKNNTLSKWMGTGALALSLALLPSALSASAQTTTSPTTPTTPTSPTSPDPVAPGSPTSPGATSPDTLSPTTTTTTTADTDDGMSWGWLGLLGLIGLAGLAGRNRDTTPTTTYRTNDRVTTTPTSTTDPRL from the coding sequence ATGAAAAATAACACTCTCTCGAAATGGATGGGGACTGGCGCTCTGGCTCTCAGCCTAGCCTTATTGCCCTCGGCGCTGTCGGCCTCTGCCCAGACCACTACTTCGCCGACTACGCCTACCACTCCGACCTCGCCTACCTCCCCTGATCCCGTAGCGCCAGGGTCTCCGACTTCCCCCGGTGCCACTTCTCCTGATACCCTGTCTCCTACCACAACCACCACAACCACAGCCGATACCGATGACGGCATGAGCTGGGGTTGGTTGGGTCTGCTCGGTCTGATTGGTTTAGCTGGTTTGGCTGGCCGCAATCGCGATACCACCCCCACAACGACCTATCGCACTAACGATCGTGTGACCACAACTCCCACCAGCACTACCGATCCTCGCCTTTAG
- a CDS encoding manganese catalase family protein, whose translation MFFHKKDPVHTVEVNEANPVFAQLLLEQFGGATGELSAALQYWVQSFHVEDAGIKDMLQDIAVEEFGHLEMVGKLIEIHTKNTDQTEAYNSTLFAVRGMGPHFLDSQGNNWTASYLNEGGDVVRDLRANIAAEAGARQTYESLIKLATDEGTKKTLTHLLTREISHTKMFMNALDAMGKLTDPMFGNIQPDETVELYYNLSTNGNGQDERGPWNSEPDFKYIADPVNSRQ comes from the coding sequence ATGTTTTTCCACAAAAAAGATCCAGTTCACACCGTTGAAGTCAATGAGGCTAATCCGGTCTTTGCTCAGCTGCTGCTAGAGCAGTTTGGAGGTGCTACTGGAGAACTCTCGGCGGCGCTTCAATATTGGGTGCAGTCTTTTCACGTCGAAGATGCTGGCATTAAGGACATGCTCCAGGATATCGCCGTTGAAGAGTTTGGCCACCTGGAAATGGTGGGCAAGCTGATCGAAATTCACACCAAAAATACTGACCAAACCGAAGCCTACAACAGCACGCTGTTTGCGGTGCGTGGTATGGGGCCTCACTTCCTCGATAGCCAGGGGAATAACTGGACGGCTAGCTACCTCAACGAAGGCGGCGATGTTGTTCGAGATCTGAGGGCCAACATCGCGGCAGAAGCAGGTGCCCGCCAGACCTACGAATCCTTGATTAAGCTGGCTACCGATGAGGGCACCAAAAAAACCCTGACCCACCTGCTAACTCGGGAAATTTCTCACACCAAAATGTTCATGAATGCCCTAGATGCTATGGGCAAGCTGACGGACCCAATGTTTGGCAACATTCAGCCCGACGAAACCGTAGAGCTTTACTACAATCTCTCCACCAACGGCAATGGCCAAGATGAGCGTGGCCCCTGGAACTCTGAGCCCGACTTTAAGTACATTGCTGACCCAGTGAACTCTCGCCAATAG
- a CDS encoding AAA family ATPase: MSFKTSVQHFQTLVTSFHPVVVIDTVEEERVQGLIRTACTDMQMAVFEWSIAQGLMRSPDSPENRWQNEYAPPGGKRGQALPKTTEPLDMLRHLQDLNFKAIYWLKDFAPHLKDAVVARQFREVTEQFSHNRSTLVISGSDNDLPAEIAHDAVHFDIKLPGPEELYNALSGVVRDLKGRVKVDLTPEDIRTLVSALQGMTLSQTRKVVSYAALHDGRLDADDVKQVLERKARVIHEEGLLDYFPPETNLAELGGFEGLKRWLSYAKVGFTPQARQYNLPAPKGILIVGIQGCGKSLAAKTIARQWNLPLLKLDAGRLYDKYVGESDKNFRRAVTMAETMAPCILWMDEIEKSMGQTSGDADGGLSRRLFGYFLTWLQEKSQEIFVVATANDLSAIPPELLRKGRFDEIFFVDLPETDERRDILAIHLSRRRQGLDAFDIDELVVATEGFSGAEIEQAVITAHYRALYENSPADTALLLTEIKRTVPLSVTRREDIQRLRAMARERFVAAR; this comes from the coding sequence ATGTCCTTTAAAACCAGTGTGCAGCACTTTCAAACCCTGGTGACCTCGTTTCATCCGGTAGTGGTGATTGACACCGTTGAAGAAGAGCGAGTGCAGGGGTTGATTAGAACCGCCTGTACCGACATGCAAATGGCGGTGTTTGAATGGAGCATTGCCCAGGGGCTGATGCGATCGCCTGACAGCCCCGAAAACCGCTGGCAAAACGAATACGCACCCCCCGGCGGCAAGCGTGGCCAGGCGCTGCCCAAAACCACAGAGCCGCTCGATATGCTGCGTCATCTCCAAGATCTCAACTTCAAGGCGATCTACTGGCTAAAGGACTTTGCCCCTCACCTCAAAGACGCGGTGGTGGCACGGCAGTTTCGTGAGGTGACCGAGCAGTTTTCTCATAACCGCTCTACCTTAGTGATCAGCGGCAGCGACAACGATTTGCCCGCCGAAATTGCCCACGACGCCGTGCATTTTGACATCAAACTACCCGGCCCCGAAGAACTCTACAACGCCCTGTCTGGGGTGGTGAGAGACCTCAAAGGCCGAGTCAAAGTTGACCTCACCCCTGAAGATATTCGCACCCTAGTCAGTGCCCTTCAGGGCATGACCCTGAGCCAGACCCGCAAGGTAGTCTCCTACGCCGCCCTTCACGATGGCCGCCTCGACGCCGACGATGTCAAACAGGTGCTAGAGCGCAAGGCCCGCGTCATCCACGAAGAGGGCCTGCTCGACTACTTCCCGCCCGAGACCAATCTGGCTGAGCTAGGTGGTTTTGAGGGACTGAAGCGCTGGCTAAGCTACGCCAAGGTGGGCTTTACCCCCCAGGCCCGCCAGTACAACCTGCCCGCCCCCAAAGGCATTTTGATTGTCGGCATTCAGGGCTGTGGCAAGTCGCTGGCGGCCAAAACCATTGCCCGCCAGTGGAATCTGCCTCTGCTCAAGCTCGATGCCGGTCGCCTCTACGACAAGTACGTGGGCGAGTCTGACAAAAACTTTCGCCGCGCTGTCACTATGGCCGAAACCATGGCCCCCTGCATTCTCTGGATGGATGAAATTGAGAAGAGTATGGGCCAGACCAGCGGCGATGCCGACGGTGGGCTGAGCCGACGGCTGTTTGGCTACTTTCTCACCTGGCTGCAAGAAAAATCCCAGGAGATCTTTGTGGTCGCCACCGCCAATGATCTGTCGGCGATTCCGCCAGAGCTGCTGCGCAAGGGTCGTTTCGACGAAATTTTTTTTGTCGATCTGCCCGAAACCGATGAGCGCCGCGATATTCTGGCTATTCACCTCAGTCGCCGTCGCCAGGGCCTCGACGCCTTTGACATCGACGAATTGGTGGTCGCTACCGAAGGCTTTAGCGGCGCTGAGATTGAGCAGGCGGTCATCACGGCCCACTATCGCGCCCTTTACGAAAACAGCCCCGCCGACACCGCCCTGCTGCTAACCGAAATTAAGCGCACGGTGCCTCTATCGGTGACTCGGCGAGAAGACATTCAGCGGCTGCGGGCCATGGCCCGAGAGCGGTTTGTGGCGGCACGGTAG